One Cupriavidus pauculus genomic window, GCCCGCGACACCTGCTGCCGGCGCTGCAGCCGCATGGCACTGAAACCGCAGCCCAGCAGCGCGGTGCCCCCGCCGATCCACAGTGCCATGACCGGGCCGCCCGCCGCCCATGTGTGAAAGCACTGCGCCACGAGCGCGGCGCCGATGGTTTGTCCCATCAACCGCGAGATGGCCACGATACCGCTCGCGCCGCCGCTGCGGCCCGGCGGCGCATTGCCCATGATCGCGCGCATATTGGGCGCCTGAAACAGCCCGAACCCCATGCCGCAGATGGCCAGCCGCAGCGCGATATCCGCTTCCGACGCGTGAACGGGCACCAGCGCCAGCGACCACATGCCGGCCGCGAGTACGGCGAGGCCCGCGCTGCAGAGTACCCCCGGCGAGAAGCGCCCGCCGTCGCTCAGCGGCGCGACGAGCGCCGCCATGATCGCCACGACGAGCGGCCATGCGGCGAGGACGAACCCCGTGCGAACCACGGTGATGCCGAGCGTGCCCTGCAGGAAGAACGGCAGCGACACCAGCGCGAGCGATTGCGTGGCGAAGGCGCAGACCGACGTCAGCGACGAGAAGCCGATCGACCGCATCGCCAGCAGATCCACGGCCAGAATCGGCGCGGGATGCCCGCGTTGCAGGCGTAGCAGCGAAAGCAGCAGCACACCTGCCGCCGCAACGAACAGCCATGCGAGGACCGGCGCGCCGCCATTCTCCACGAGGCAAAGCCCGAGCGTCAGCAGCCCCAGGAACGCCGTGCAGAGCATGGCCGGCGCCGCTTCGAAACGGTGCCCAGCCTGCACGCCGCCTGGCAGATAGCGCCACGCCAGCGCAATGGTCGGGATCGCGAGCGGCACGTTGATCAGGAACAGCCAGTGCCAGCTGGCGACGGACAGCACCGCCGATGCGACCACAGGCCCAAGCGTAAAGCCGATGGCGACGACCAGCGCATGCGCGCCCAGCCCCCGGCCCAGCATATGCGGCGGATAGATGTGCCGGACCACCGCCGCCGCCACGCTCGACATGGCTGCGGCACCCACGCCTTGCAACGCGCGCCCGAGTATCAGCACCCACAACGCCGGTGCGCCACCGCAAATGGCGGACGCGATGGCGAACAGCGCGACACCGCCCGCAAACACGGTCTTGTACCCGACGCGCTCGCCCAGCGAGGCAAACGGCAGCAGCATCGCGATCATCGCGATCTGGTAGGCGTTGGCGACCCAGATGATCGTGGCATCGCTGGCGCGGAGGCTTTCGGCGATCTGCGGAAGCGCGGTATTGGCGACGGTCGTATCCAGCGAGGCCAGGATCGATGCGCACATCAGCGCGGCCATGGCGATACGTCGTGCGCGGGCGGGAATCGGGGGGTCTTGTGGCGTCATGATGCGTCGATCATCCCGCCGGAGTAATATCTACGTCCAATATTGTTTTGACGATGATTGATACATCGCAGGTATCATGGATCTGCGCCGACTCCGCTATTTCGTCGTTCTGGCCGAGACGCTTCACTTCAGCCGCGCCGCGGCGCGGCTCAATATCGCCCAGCCGCCGCTGAGCCACCAGATCAAGGTGCTCGAGGAAGAGCTGGATGCGAAGCTGTTCGAGCGCAGCAACCGGCGCGTCGAGCTGACGCCCGCCGGCAAGGCGCTGCTGCCCGAAGCGCTCGCGCTGCTTGCGCAAGCCGACCGCGCTAGCGGCATCGCGGCCAGCGTGCAGCGTGGCGAGCTCGGCGAATTGCGTGTGGGCTTTACCAGCGGTGCGGCGCTCACGGACGTCATTCCGCGCCTCATCCTTGCCTTCCGGCAGCGGCGCCCCGGCGTGCGCGTGCGCATCGAGGAGATGACCACGCAGGCGCAGCTGGTGGCGATGCTCGAGCGGCGGATCGATATCGCATTTATCCGGAGCGCGCAGGCGCCCGACCTGCCGCCGACGCTCGGTGCCATGCGACTGTTCGAGGACGCGCTGGTCGTAGCGCTGCCGCCGAAGCATCCGCTTTCGGCCGGCAGCGGCCCGCTGTCCGTGAGCGCGCTGGCCAACGAGGAATTCGTGATATTCCCCCCCGAGAGCGGCACTGGCGTGTTCGAGCAGATCGTCTGGCTCTGCCGCCTGTCGGGCTTTGCGCCCCGCGTGGTGCAGGAAGCGCTGACCGCCGTCACCATCGTGGGCCTCGTCGCGGCGGGCCTCGGCATCGCATTGGTACCCGCGTCGTTCAGGCGCGTCGCGGTGACGGGCGTGTCCTATCGCCGGCTGCGCAACAAGGAAGCGAAGTCGGCGATGTGGATGGTCTTTCGGACCGGGACCGTATCGGAGCAGGAGCGGGCGTTCCGGGAACTCGCGGGGGCCTGATTGCCCGTCGGCGCCTCAGAAGAAGTGCCGTACCCCGACGCGCACCACCACCTGATCGGGACCCGATGCGACGTTCGCCGCGCCGGCCACGTACGCGGCGTCCAGCACGCTGTCCGTCTTGTCGCCGCTCACGTGCTGATACACGGTCTGCAGATACACGTCCGTGCGCCTGGAGAAGATATAGTCCGCCATCAGGCCGACCGAGTGATAGACCGGATGCTTCTCGCCCGACGTGGCATCGACCGTCGCGCGCGTGTAGGCGTACATGGCGCCGAACCAGTATGAACGGGTCGGCTGGTACTTGATGTTGGCCTCGACGTTCTGGAAGCGCAGTGCCGCGAGCGTGCCCGCGGCCGGCGCGATATCGCCGACATATGCGGAACCGCGCGGGTCGGCCACATCGGTTTGCGCGTACGAGACGCCGATCTGGAACTTGCCGATCTCGTAGGCCCCACCCGCGCCCCAGATCCTGAGCTTGCTGCCCGCGAGATTCTGGTCCGCGCCGTTGTCGAGCGCGCCATAGGATGTCGCCGATGGGCTGTCCGCCTGCAGGTACGCGGCGGCCAGCGTCAGGCCACCGGTCGCATACTGCGCGCCGCCGCTGAACACGCGGTTGTTCGAGAACTTCGCGTCCTCGCTGAGCCCGACCATGCCGCCGAACTTGAGGCCGCCCAGCGCCGGGCTTGTGTACTTCACCGCGTTGTTGACGCGGAACGTGTTGATGAGGTTGTCGTTGTCGTACGGGTGCGCGAACATGTAGCCGCCCCACGTACCGCCGGCCGTCGTTTGCGCGAGATAGTCCACCACCGAGTCGTACTGCCGCCCGAGCGTGACCGCGCCCCAGCGCGCGTCGTTCACGCCGACGAATGCCTGACGGCCGAACAATGCGCCGCCCTGGTACGCGCGGCCGTTGTCGACGTCGAAGCCATTCTCGAGCTGGAACAGCGCCTGCGTGCCGCCGCCCAGATCCTCGGTGCCCTTGAGGCCCCAGCGGCTGCCATGCGGGAACCCGCTGGCCATGGCCACCTGGCTGTGGCCGCCGACGTTGCTGGTGTAGTTGATGCCTTCATCGATCACGCCATAGAGCGTGACACCACTCTGCGCCGAGGCAGACGTCGTGGCAGTGAAAAGCGCTGCCATGCACAGCCATCGTGTGCGTGTGTCTCTCTCGGTAATCATGGGAACTTCCTGATCGGGGTACATGGCCCCGGCGCGGACTGCAGGTCGTCTGGCTCGAACGTGTCGATGTCAGTGCGGCAGCGCGGCCGACAATGCGGCCGATGGCACCGGGATGAAGCGCGGCACGCGGGTCACCGCCGCCACGTTTCCGCGCGGGATGCCGGCATTGCGCGCCGCTTGACCGAAGCCCACTATCCGCGCGGTTTGCGCGGGGGTTCACGCCGTTGACGGCTCAGTGGCGCGCCGGGCGTGAACAGGAACTTCGTCCCGCGGCAAGGGTGCCGCGAGAATGCAAAAGAGCTGCACAAGGCAGCCCCGAAGGTGAGGGAGTATACCAAAGAGGCACGGAACAGCCCCATCATGTGCCCAGATGACTCGCAAGATAATCGATCAGCGCCCGTACCTTCGAAGGCAAAAAACGGTTGGGCGGATAGAGCAGCCACACCGGGCCCATATACGCGCGTGCCTCGAACGTCCAGTCGTCGAGCACCTGCACGAGCTGGCCATCGCGCAACGCATCGGCCATCGCAAAATCCGGCAGGGCGGCTATGCCGATGTCGTGCAGCGCCGCATCGAGCCGCGCGCTGACGTCGTTGGCGATATAACGCCCTTTCACCTCCACCGACTGCGTCTCGGTTCCGCGCCGGAAGGTCCATCGATTGTCGTCCACGGTTTCGCCGAGGAACAGGCATTCGTGATGCCGCAGATCCTGCGGCGCGGACGGTGTGCCCCGCGCCGCGAGATAGGCCGGCGATGCGCATAGCAGCCAGCGCGCGACGCCGAGTTGCCGCGCGGCCAGGCCCAGCGGCGGCGTATCCGTCAATCGGATCACGAGGTCCACGTCCTCCCGTAACGGATCGATCTCGCGGTCCACGAACATCAGTTGCACGTCGATCTCCGGCCAGCGGCGCAGAAACCCGGGCAGCAGCGGATGAATGACCGACCTTGCATACGAGATCGGCGCGCTGAGGCTCACCCTGCCCTGCGGCGCGCTCACGAGATTGCCCGCGACATCCACCGCGCCGGACGCCGCGCCGAGCATGTCGCGGCAATGGCGATACACCTGCGCGCCCGCGTCCGTCAGCCGCACGCTGCGCGTGGAGCGCTCGAGTAGTCGCATGCCAAGCGCTTGCTCCAGCCGCTTGATTTGCCGGCTGATCGTCGATGGCGTGCTGCCGAGCTGCCTGGCGGCCTCGGAAAAGTTACCGGCTTCGACGACGCGGGCGAACGTGGCCATATCGGGGAGCAACGCAAAAAACTCGCTGGGATGCATGATGGGGCGCTTTATTTGTGCATCGGGAGCATAGATGCTTTTCCGAATGACCCGATTATATTTCTCCGCGCAATACCCCACAATCCGGGCGTTCGATCGTCAAGCCGAGGCCCGCCATGTCCGCCCCCAACCGTCTGCTCTGGATTTCCGACCTGATGCTGCTCGCCGTCGCCGTGGTCTGGGGTACCAGCTATGGCGTCGCCAAAATCGCGCTCGCGTTCTATCCCGTGCTGGGATTGCTGGCGCTGCGGTTCGGCATCACGTTTATCGTGCTGTCGCCGGCGTTGCGCGCGCTGCGGGGCGTGACCCCTTCCACGATCGCGGGCGCGATCCTGTGCGGCGTCCTGCTGCTGGGCATCTTTCTGGCGGAGACCTATGGCGTGGCCAACACGCACGCCTCGAATGCCGCGTTCCTGATCAGCCTGTGCGTCGTGCTGACGCCGCTCGTCGAATGGGCGATGCTGCGCCGGCGGCCCACCGCGATGGACTGGATCGCCGTGGCACTGTCGCTCGCCGGGGCCGCGATGGTCACCGGCGGCGTGCTCGTGCCGACCGGCGGCGATGCGCTGATCCTGCTCGCGGCCATGCTCCGCGCCATCGTGGTCTGCGTGACCAAGCGCGTGATGCGCGATTCGACGCTCGCGCCATTGACGGTCACCGCGATCCAGGCCGGCACGGTGGCCCTCGGCAGTCTCGTCGTCGCACTGGCGATCGTCCGGCAACCGTTGCCACCGCTGCCCGCGTTTGCTGGCCATGGCGCGTTCTGGCTCGCCATCGCCTATCTGGTCATTGCCTGCACGCTGTTCGCGTTCTTCGCGCAGAACTATGCGGTCAAGCGCAGCAGCCCGACGCGCGTGGCGCTGCTGATGGGCGGCGAACCGGCGTTCGGCGCGTTGTTCGCCTACCTCTGGCTCGGCGAGCAGTTGTCGGGCTGGGCATGGTGCGGCGGCGGGCTGATGGTGCTCGCCTCGTTGCTGGCCACGGTGCAATGGCCGGCCCCGGCTAACGCTTCGACGGCTAGTGCGTCGAAGGCTAGTGCGTCAAAGGCTAATGCGTCAACACATCGACCGCGCCAGGCGTGACCATCTCGATAAAGGCGCGCATATACCCGCGGATGAAATGGTCGCCGCGCAGGCTGAAATGCGCCTGCGACGGCGGAAACACATCGCCCATGTCGATGATCGCCAGATCCGTATCGCGCGCGGGATCCACAGCCACGCGCTGCACGATCGCCACGCCGAGCCCCGCCGCCACATAGGCCTTGATGACATTGACGTCGGTCGCGCGCACCACCACGCGCGGTTCCAGCCCCTGCCGCTGGAACGCGCGCTGCACGACCCATCCCGAGTTGAACGATTCGTCGTACGTCACGAGCGGATACTGCGCGATGTCCTCGATCTTCACGCGTCGCCTGCGCAGCAGCGGATGGCCGAGCGGCACGATCAGGCAGCGTGAGAACGCATAGGCCTCGGCGGTAACCAGCCCCTCCGGCGTCGCGCGCGGCAGCGTCGAGAGTCCCAGATCGACGGCGCCCTCGATGACCCATCGCACGATCTCGCCCGGCGGCCCCTGCATGACCTCGAGGTTCACGGCCGGGTACTCGGCCGTGAAGCGCCGCACGACATCGAGCAGCGCATAGCGCGCGTGGATATGCGTGGTGCCCACGCGCAGCGTGCCGCTGTTGGCCTCGCGATCCGCCTGCGCCAGCGTGGTCATGGCCTGCGTGTCGTTGAGCACGCGACGGGACAGCACCGCCGCCTCCCTGCCCCCATCGGTCAGCCCCACGAGACGGTTCCCGCGCCGCACGAACAGATCGACCCCCAGTTCCATCTCGAGCGAGCGAATGAGCTTGCTCACGGCCGGCTGCGTCGTATGCAGGGCCTCTGCCGCGCGCGACACGCTGAGCTGATGGTTCAGCACCGCCTGCAGGCAGCGCAATTGCTGCAACGTCATATCATGCCTTTTTGGTAATGATTGTCTACAAACATGTCATTTTACAGAATGATCGGGGATGGCCAGAATGGCTCGCATCGATAACGATCTCCGCCCCTCCCCGCCATGACCTCCAGCGTGTTCGACCAGCCGCTCCAGCAACACATGTGGACCACCGATGCGATGCATGCGGTGTTCGCTGAAACGAACCGCATCCAGAAGTGGCTCGACCTCGAGGCCGCGCTCGCAATCGAGCAGGCCGCGCTCGGCATCATTCCCGAATCCGCCGCGCGCGAAATCGCGCGCCAGGCCGACGTGGCCAATATCGACCTGCGTGCACTGGCCGGCGAGATGCGCCGGACGCGGCATCCGGTCGTCCCCGCGGTGCGCGCCTTGCAGCAATGCTGCGCCGAGGGCCACGGCGAGTTCGTGCATTTCGGCCCCACGTCGCAGGACGTGTACGACACCGGCATGGTGTTGCAGGTCCGGCAGGCACACGACCTGCTGATGCGCGATCTGATCGCCGTGGGCCGCGAGCTGTATCGGCTGGCGCGTGCCCATCGCGATACCGCGATGGCGGGCCGGACGCATTCCGTGCAGGCGCTGCCCATCACGTTCGGCCACAAATGCGCGATCTGGCTGTCCGAGGTGGAGCGGCATCACGACCGGATGCGCGCGCTGGAAGCCCGCACGTTCGTGGGCCAGCTCGTGGGTGCGGTAGGCACGCAGGCATCGTTCGGCCCGCACGCGGCCGTCCTGCAGCGCAGGGTGATGGCACGGCTCGGCCTCGGCGTCGCGGACATCAGCTGGCAGCCCGCACGCGACCGGCTCTGCGAATACGTGAGCGTGCTCGGCATGATCGGCGGCACGCTCGGCAAGATCGCCAACGAGATCATGAACCTCTCGGGCGATGAAGTGGGCGAACTCGCGGAGCCGTTCCACGACGGCAAGGTGGGCTCCTCGACGATGCCGCACAAGCGAAACCCCGCCGTGGTGGAGACCGTGGTGACACTGAGCCGCGCGATCCGCTGCAGCGTGGCCATGATGCTCGATGCGCAGATGGGCGAGCACGAGCGCGATGTCTCCGCCGTGCGGCTCGAATGGAAGGCCTTGCCCGAGGCCTGCATGATGGCCCATGCGATGCTCGAGATGATGCGCGAGGCACTGTCCGGCCTCGGCGTGGACCGCGAACGCATGCGCGGCAACCTCGACCTGCTCGGCGGCTTTCTGATGTCCGAACGCGTGATGTTCGCGCTCGCCGAAGCCGTCGGCAAGCAGACCGCGCACGAGCGCGTGTATGCGGCCGCGATGGCGGGCGTGGAAGGCGGCCGCACGTTCGAGCAGGCCCTCAACGACGACCCCGTCATTCGCGATGCGCTGACGCCCGCACGCCTGGCGGCGTTGCTCGACCCCACGACGTATGTCGGCCATGCGCCGGACATCGTCGATGCCCTGCTCGCCAAGACAGACGAGCGCCGCTGGCTGGAATGAACGCGGCACGGCCGCAACATAACGACAAAGGAGACCCCCACCATGAAACGCATCACCGCGCTGTTTGCCGGCACATTGGCCGCCACGCTGCTAGGCGCGCTGCCGCTGGCGGCGCACTCGGAGACCTATCCCGACAAGCCCATTCGCCTCGTCGTGCCCTACCCCGTGGGCGGCGGCGGCGACACGCTTGCGCGGCCGCTGGCCCTGTATCTGTCGCAGCGCCTCGGCCAGCAGGTGGTCGTCGACAACCGCGGCGGCGCCAACGGCAATATCGG contains:
- a CDS encoding MFS transporter — translated: MTPQDPPIPARARRIAMAALMCASILASLDTTVANTALPQIAESLRASDATIIWVANAYQIAMIAMLLPFASLGERVGYKTVFAGGVALFAIASAICGGAPALWVLILGRALQGVGAAAMSSVAAAVVRHIYPPHMLGRGLGAHALVVAIGFTLGPVVASAVLSVASWHWLFLINVPLAIPTIALAWRYLPGGVQAGHRFEAAPAMLCTAFLGLLTLGLCLVENGGAPVLAWLFVAAAGVLLLSLLRLQRGHPAPILAVDLLAMRSIGFSSLTSVCAFATQSLALVSLPFFLQGTLGITVVRTGFVLAAWPLVVAIMAALVAPLSDGGRFSPGVLCSAGLAVLAAGMWSLALVPVHASEADIALRLAICGMGFGLFQAPNMRAIMGNAPPGRSGGASGIVAISRLMGQTIGAALVAQCFHTWAAGGPVMALWIGGGTALLGCGFSAMRLQRRQQVSRA
- a CDS encoding LysR family transcriptional regulator; this encodes MDLRRLRYFVVLAETLHFSRAAARLNIAQPPLSHQIKVLEEELDAKLFERSNRRVELTPAGKALLPEALALLAQADRASGIAASVQRGELGELRVGFTSGAALTDVIPRLILAFRQRRPGVRVRIEEMTTQAQLVAMLERRIDIAFIRSAQAPDLPPTLGAMRLFEDALVVALPPKHPLSAGSGPLSVSALANEEFVIFPPESGTGVFEQIVWLCRLSGFAPRVVQEALTAVTIVGLVAAGLGIALVPASFRRVAVTGVSYRRLRNKEAKSAMWMVFRTGTVSEQERAFRELAGA
- a CDS encoding porin — its product is MAALFTATTSASAQSGVTLYGVIDEGINYTSNVGGHSQVAMASGFPHGSRWGLKGTEDLGGGTQALFQLENGFDVDNGRAYQGGALFGRQAFVGVNDARWGAVTLGRQYDSVVDYLAQTTAGGTWGGYMFAHPYDNDNLINTFRVNNAVKYTSPALGGLKFGGMVGLSEDAKFSNNRVFSGGAQYATGGLTLAAAYLQADSPSATSYGALDNGADQNLAGSKLRIWGAGGAYEIGKFQIGVSYAQTDVADPRGSAYVGDIAPAAGTLAALRFQNVEANIKYQPTRSYWFGAMYAYTRATVDATSGEKHPVYHSVGLMADYIFSRRTDVYLQTVYQHVSGDKTDSVLDAAYVAGAANVASGPDQVVVRVGVRHFF
- a CDS encoding LysR family transcriptional regulator, giving the protein MHPSEFFALLPDMATFARVVEAGNFSEAARQLGSTPSTISRQIKRLEQALGMRLLERSTRSVRLTDAGAQVYRHCRDMLGAASGAVDVAGNLVSAPQGRVSLSAPISYARSVIHPLLPGFLRRWPEIDVQLMFVDREIDPLREDVDLVIRLTDTPPLGLAARQLGVARWLLCASPAYLAARGTPSAPQDLRHHECLFLGETVDDNRWTFRRGTETQSVEVKGRYIANDVSARLDAALHDIGIAALPDFAMADALRDGQLVQVLDDWTFEARAYMGPVWLLYPPNRFLPSKVRALIDYLASHLGT
- a CDS encoding DMT family transporter, producing the protein MSAPNRLLWISDLMLLAVAVVWGTSYGVAKIALAFYPVLGLLALRFGITFIVLSPALRALRGVTPSTIAGAILCGVLLLGIFLAETYGVANTHASNAAFLISLCVVLTPLVEWAMLRRRPTAMDWIAVALSLAGAAMVTGGVLVPTGGDALILLAAMLRAIVVCVTKRVMRDSTLAPLTVTAIQAGTVALGSLVVALAIVRQPLPPLPAFAGHGAFWLAIAYLVIACTLFAFFAQNYAVKRSSPTRVALLMGGEPAFGALFAYLWLGEQLSGWAWCGGGLMVLASLLATVQWPAPANASTASASKASASKANASTHRPRQA
- a CDS encoding LysR substrate-binding domain-containing protein; the encoded protein is MTLQQLRCLQAVLNHQLSVSRAAEALHTTQPAVSKLIRSLEMELGVDLFVRRGNRLVGLTDGGREAAVLSRRVLNDTQAMTTLAQADREANSGTLRVGTTHIHARYALLDVVRRFTAEYPAVNLEVMQGPPGEIVRWVIEGAVDLGLSTLPRATPEGLVTAEAYAFSRCLIVPLGHPLLRRRRVKIEDIAQYPLVTYDESFNSGWVVQRAFQRQGLEPRVVVRATDVNVIKAYVAAGLGVAIVQRVAVDPARDTDLAIIDMGDVFPPSQAHFSLRGDHFIRGYMRAFIEMVTPGAVDVLTH
- the purB gene encoding adenylosuccinate lyase; the encoded protein is MTSSVFDQPLQQHMWTTDAMHAVFAETNRIQKWLDLEAALAIEQAALGIIPESAAREIARQADVANIDLRALAGEMRRTRHPVVPAVRALQQCCAEGHGEFVHFGPTSQDVYDTGMVLQVRQAHDLLMRDLIAVGRELYRLARAHRDTAMAGRTHSVQALPITFGHKCAIWLSEVERHHDRMRALEARTFVGQLVGAVGTQASFGPHAAVLQRRVMARLGLGVADISWQPARDRLCEYVSVLGMIGGTLGKIANEIMNLSGDEVGELAEPFHDGKVGSSTMPHKRNPAVVETVVTLSRAIRCSVAMMLDAQMGEHERDVSAVRLEWKALPEACMMAHAMLEMMREALSGLGVDRERMRGNLDLLGGFLMSERVMFALAEAVGKQTAHERVYAAAMAGVEGGRTFEQALNDDPVIRDALTPARLAALLDPTTYVGHAPDIVDALLAKTDERRWLE